In Pseudoalteromonas carrageenovora IAM 12662, the following proteins share a genomic window:
- the rraB gene encoding ribonuclease E inhibitor RraB translates to MENWREISEDIVSSLLEDGSDPEILYEVEHHFVCEDFPKLEQAALAAFKLGYDVEEPAELELEDGSKIWSFDIVVEAELDVDVIMEDVDKLAALAVECDVEYDGWGTYFQE, encoded by the coding sequence ATGGAAAACTGGCGCGAAATAAGTGAAGACATCGTAAGTTCATTACTTGAAGATGGATCAGATCCTGAAATACTTTATGAAGTAGAGCACCATTTTGTGTGTGAAGACTTCCCTAAGCTAGAGCAAGCTGCATTGGCTGCTTTTAAACTAGGTTACGATGTTGAAGAGCCAGCAGAGCTTGAGCTTGAAGACGGCAGCAAAATATGGAGCTTCGACATAGTAGTAGAAGCTGAGCTAGACGTAGACGTAATTATGGAAGACGTTGATAAACTAGCAGCACTTGCTGTTGAGTGCGACGTTGAGTACGACGGTTGGGGCACTTACTTTCAAGAGTGA
- a CDS encoding 1-acylglycerol-3-phosphate O-acyltransferase — protein sequence MLAVIRIFIMLLFILLSCVFGLLLSIVRPFHANNVHVIATWFGSMAKMLGVKLVLTRHPEAVKAGPAVYLANHQNNYDLFTIPAMVPKNCVSLGKKSLKWIPFFGQLYWLSGNILIDRSNRSKAAGTISKAAEKIKSNGLSVWMFPEGTRSYGRGLLPFKTGAFHTAMSAEVPVIPVCMNTTHKTIKLNRWDNGTIYIEMLAPVSLDKNISAREHAKSVHSIMAAKITELDAQVRDK from the coding sequence TTGTTAGCTGTTATACGTATTTTTATTATGCTGCTGTTTATATTATTAAGCTGTGTTTTTGGTTTATTACTTTCGATTGTAAGACCATTTCACGCTAATAATGTACATGTTATAGCCACTTGGTTTGGCTCAATGGCAAAAATGTTGGGTGTAAAACTTGTGCTTACACGCCATCCAGAGGCGGTAAAAGCAGGCCCCGCTGTATACTTAGCAAATCACCAAAACAACTATGACTTATTTACGATTCCTGCCATGGTGCCAAAAAATTGCGTCAGCCTAGGTAAAAAAAGCTTAAAGTGGATCCCATTTTTTGGTCAGCTTTATTGGTTGTCGGGTAATATTTTAATTGATAGATCGAATCGCTCGAAAGCGGCAGGGACCATTTCTAAAGCAGCCGAAAAAATTAAAAGTAATGGCTTATCTGTGTGGATGTTTCCCGAAGGGACGAGAAGTTACGGAAGAGGGCTACTACCATTTAAAACGGGGGCATTTCACACCGCAATGAGCGCAGAAGTACCCGTTATTCCGGTATGTATGAACACAACACACAAAACCATTAAGCTAAATCGATGGGATAATGGTACAATTTACATTGAAATGTTAGCGCCCGTATCGCTTGATAAAAATATTAGCGCGCGTGAGCACGCTAAAAGCGTGCATAGCATTATGGCTGCTAAAATAACTGAATTAGATGCTCAAGTGAGAGATAAATAA
- the parC gene encoding DNA topoisomerase IV subunit A, with the protein MSDTDTLLMQGIEQQTMGRFTEDAYLNYSMYVIMDRALPHVGDGLKPVQRRIIYAMSELGLSAAAKYKKSARTVGDVLGKYHPHGDSACYEAMVLMAQPFSYRYPLVDGQGNWGAADDPKSFAAMRYTEARLSKFSEVLLKELGQGTVDWTPNFDGTMNEPLVLPSRLPHILLNGVTGIAVGMATDIPPHNVRELASACCLLLDKPKTELEEILELVHAPDYPTDAEIITPKADIHKIYKTGRGSIKMRAVYTEEHGDIVITALPHQCSGGKVLEQIAAQMNAKKLPMIADLRDESDHENPTRIVIIPRSNRIKAEPLMAHLFATTDLEKNYRVNLNMLGLDGRPQVKDLRSILSEWLTFRRETVRRRLQYRLDKVLARLHILEGLLAAFLNIDEVIEIIRTEDKPKPVLMERFDLTDIQAEAILELKLRHLAKLEEFKIRGEQDELAKERDKLELTLGSDRRMSTLLKKEIQEAAEMYGDDRRSPVIERSEAKALNEKDLIPSESVTVVLSDKGWARVGKGHDLDVEGLNYRSGDNYRASARGKSNQPAVFLDSAGRAFATDAHSLPSARSQGEPMTGRFNLTTGANFEHVVMADDNQVLLMASDAGYGFITDFKDLVSKNKNGKALVSVPKGGILLSPIRVNDVASDYCMAISNEGRMLLFPLRDLPKLGKGKGNKIISIPGAKVQAREEFVKVLAVVPQGSSVTLHAGKRKLTLKPTDLEHYHGERGRRGNKLPRGLQRVDEAVVEFTPADEAGETVIE; encoded by the coding sequence ATGAGTGATACAGATACCTTGCTAATGCAAGGAATTGAGCAACAAACAATGGGGCGCTTTACCGAAGACGCCTATTTAAACTACTCCATGTACGTAATTATGGACCGAGCATTGCCACATGTTGGTGATGGTTTAAAACCGGTTCAGCGTCGTATTATTTATGCTATGAGCGAGCTGGGATTATCGGCTGCTGCTAAATATAAAAAATCGGCTCGTACCGTGGGTGACGTACTAGGTAAATACCATCCACACGGCGATAGTGCGTGTTACGAAGCGATGGTACTCATGGCGCAGCCGTTTTCTTATCGTTATCCGCTGGTTGACGGTCAAGGTAACTGGGGTGCGGCAGATGATCCTAAATCGTTTGCGGCAATGCGTTATACCGAAGCACGTTTATCTAAGTTTTCTGAAGTATTACTAAAAGAGCTTGGGCAAGGCACCGTTGATTGGACGCCAAACTTTGATGGCACCATGAACGAGCCTTTAGTATTGCCATCGCGTTTACCGCATATTTTACTAAACGGCGTAACGGGTATTGCCGTAGGTATGGCAACTGATATTCCGCCACATAACGTGCGTGAATTAGCCAGTGCGTGTTGCTTATTACTTGATAAGCCAAAAACTGAACTTGAGGAAATTCTTGAGTTAGTACATGCGCCAGATTACCCAACTGATGCTGAAATAATTACCCCAAAAGCCGATATTCATAAAATATATAAAACGGGTCGAGGCTCTATCAAAATGCGTGCGGTTTATACCGAAGAGCATGGCGACATTGTAATTACAGCACTTCCGCATCAATGTTCGGGTGGTAAAGTACTTGAGCAAATAGCAGCGCAAATGAACGCTAAAAAGCTGCCTATGATTGCTGATTTACGTGATGAGTCAGATCATGAAAATCCAACGCGTATTGTAATTATTCCGCGTTCTAACCGCATTAAAGCTGAGCCATTGATGGCGCACTTGTTTGCTACTACCGATCTTGAAAAAAATTACCGCGTAAATTTAAACATGTTAGGCCTAGATGGTCGCCCGCAAGTAAAAGACTTACGCAGCATTTTATCTGAGTGGCTTACGTTTAGACGTGAAACAGTTCGCAGGCGTTTACAGTATCGTTTAGATAAAGTATTGGCTCGATTACATATTTTAGAAGGTTTACTCGCCGCATTTTTAAATATTGATGAAGTAATCGAAATCATCCGTACCGAAGACAAACCAAAACCTGTGCTTATGGAGCGCTTTGATTTAACTGATATTCAAGCAGAAGCAATTTTAGAATTAAAACTTCGTCACTTAGCAAAACTAGAAGAGTTTAAAATTCGTGGTGAGCAAGACGAGTTAGCTAAAGAACGTGACAAACTAGAGCTAACACTGGGTTCAGACCGTCGTATGTCAACGCTTCTTAAAAAAGAGATTCAAGAAGCTGCCGAAATGTATGGTGACGATCGCCGATCGCCGGTTATTGAGCGCTCAGAAGCTAAAGCGCTTAACGAAAAAGATTTAATCCCATCAGAGTCAGTGACGGTTGTGCTCTCTGATAAAGGGTGGGCACGCGTTGGTAAAGGTCATGACCTAGATGTAGAAGGGCTCAATTATCGCTCAGGTGATAATTACAGAGCCTCTGCTCGGGGTAAGAGTAATCAACCCGCTGTATTTTTAGATTCAGCAGGGCGTGCCTTTGCAACGGATGCACATAGTCTGCCTTCAGCCCGAAGCCAAGGCGAACCGATGACAGGCCGATTTAACCTAACCACAGGGGCTAATTTTGAGCACGTGGTAATGGCTGATGACAACCAAGTATTACTCATGGCATCGGATGCGGGTTATGGCTTTATAACCGACTTTAAAGATTTAGTGAGTAAAAACAAAAACGGTAAAGCGCTGGTCAGTGTTCCTAAAGGTGGCATATTGCTTTCGCCAATTAGGGTTAACGATGTAGCTAGTGATTATTGTATGGCTATTTCTAACGAAGGACGCATGCTTTTATTCCCACTACGTGATTTACCAAAACTTGGTAAGGGTAAAGGGAATAAGATTATTTCTATACCTGGAGCAAAGGTACAAGCACGAGAAGAGTTTGTAAAAGTACTGGCTGTTGTGCCACAAGGGAGCAGTGTAACGCTTCATGCTGGTAAGCGTAAGCTAACACTTAAGCCAACTGATTTAGAGCATTATCATGGCGAGCGAGGCCGTAGAGGTAATAAACTTCCGCGTGGTTTGCAACGAGTTGATGAAGCCGTTGTTGAGTTTACTCCTGCTGATGAGGCCGGTGAGACAGTCATTGAATAG
- a CDS encoding PQQ-dependent sugar dehydrogenase has protein sequence MNKLLGSLLLLGITSAPAMAKNILDKLTVAPGFEVSLFADDVENARQIAVSKKGIVYAGSRKAGNVYALIDHNSDGVADKKIVIAEGLNMPSGLAIKDGDLYVGEVHRIIRFKNIDTQLKDPKFDVIYNALPSERHHGWKFLRFTPTGELLIPVGVPCNICAEDERYGRIFSLNVETKQIKTIAQGVRNTVGFDFHPSTQALWFSDNGRDMMGDDIPPDEINRVSKEGEHFGFPYVHAGAIIDPEFGKGKNIADYTSPALALAAHVAPLGIHFYNGKQFPANYKQQLFVAEHGSWNRSKKSGYKVALATIEQGRVTKYTPFITGFMKDEATFGRPVAFAELGDGSLLVSDDYANVIYRVSYKKN, from the coding sequence ATGAATAAATTACTAGGAAGTTTGCTGTTATTGGGGATAACAAGCGCCCCTGCAATGGCGAAAAACATACTTGATAAACTCACCGTTGCACCAGGGTTTGAAGTAAGCTTATTTGCAGATGATGTTGAAAATGCTCGCCAAATTGCGGTATCAAAAAAAGGCATTGTTTACGCAGGCTCGCGTAAAGCAGGTAATGTATATGCGCTTATCGATCATAATAGTGATGGCGTAGCGGATAAAAAAATTGTTATTGCTGAGGGTTTAAATATGCCCTCAGGGCTGGCTATTAAAGATGGCGATTTATACGTAGGCGAAGTGCATCGTATTATTCGCTTTAAAAATATAGACACTCAATTAAAAGATCCTAAATTTGATGTGATCTACAACGCATTACCATCAGAGCGCCACCACGGCTGGAAGTTTTTACGTTTTACACCAACAGGCGAATTACTTATTCCTGTAGGTGTGCCGTGTAATATTTGCGCCGAAGACGAGCGCTACGGTCGTATTTTTTCACTTAATGTAGAAACCAAGCAAATTAAAACAATTGCGCAGGGCGTGCGAAATACCGTTGGTTTTGATTTTCACCCAAGCACACAGGCTTTGTGGTTTAGTGATAATGGTCGCGACATGATGGGCGATGACATCCCACCAGATGAAATAAACCGTGTAAGTAAAGAAGGTGAGCACTTTGGTTTTCCTTATGTTCACGCCGGCGCAATTATTGACCCTGAGTTTGGTAAAGGTAAAAACATTGCAGATTATACCTCTCCGGCACTTGCGCTTGCTGCACATGTTGCACCTTTAGGCATTCATTTTTATAACGGTAAACAATTTCCCGCGAATTATAAGCAGCAGTTATTTGTTGCAGAGCATGGTTCGTGGAACCGTTCTAAAAAATCAGGTTATAAAGTAGCGTTAGCTACCATTGAGCAAGGTCGAGTCACAAAATATACGCCGTTTATTACAGGCTTTATGAAAGACGAAGCCACATTTGGACGCCCTGTTGCATTTGCAGAATTAGGTGACGGCAGTCTGTTGGTAAGCGATGATTACGCCAATGTGATCTACCGTGTAAGCTATAAGAAAAACTAG